In a genomic window of Lagopus muta isolate bLagMut1 chromosome 2, bLagMut1 primary, whole genome shotgun sequence:
- the RSPO3 gene encoding R-spondin-3 isoform X3, translating into MREHDAVHPNVSQGCQGGCATCSDYNGCLSCKPRLFFVLERIGMKQIGVCLSSCPSGYYGTRYPDISKCAKCKADCDTCFTRNFCTKCKSGFYLYSGKCLEKCPDGLEANNHTMECTSIVHCEASEWSPWSPCTKKGKTCGFKRGNEVRVREIIQHPSARGNPCPATSESRKCMVQRKRCQKEGKGKKNREEKRKKSNKDESKESKQESKGRAARRQNREQRENNNKTQPKKRKAPSKEQNLAPVDTAH; encoded by the exons TGCATCCTAACGTGAGCCAGGGTTGCCAAGGAGGGTGTGCTACATGTTCGGACTACAATGGATGCCTGTCATGTAAGCCCAGACTCTTTTTTGTTCTGGAGAGGATCGGCATGAAACAGATCGGAGTATGTCTTTCCTCATGTCCAAGTGGATACTATGGGACACGGTATCCTGACATTAGCAAGTGTGCAA aatgtAAAGCTGATTGTGATACCTGCTTCACCAGAAACTTCTGCACAAAGTGTAAAAGTGGGTTTTACTTATACAGTGGAAAGTGCCTTGAAAAGTGCCCTGATGGGCTGGAAGCCAACAACCACACAATGGAGTGCACTAGTATTG TGCACTGTGAAGCTAGTGAGTGGAGTCCATGGAGCCCTtgcacaaagaaaggaaaaacatgtggtttcaaaagaggaaatgaagtaAGGGTCAGAGAGATCATACAACATCCGTCAGCAAGGGGCAATCCTTGCCCAGCTACAAGCGAGAGCAGAAAATGTATGGTACAAAGAAAGAGATgtcagaaggaaggaaaag ggaaaaaaaatagggaggaaaaaagaaaaaagtccaaCAAAGACGAAAGTAAGGAGtcaaaacaggaaagcaaagggcGAGCAGCCCGAAGACAAAACCgagagcagagggaaaacaacaacaaaacgcAGCCGAAGAAACGAAAAGCCCCCAGTAAAGAACAGAACCTGGCACCTGTCGACACTGCACATTAA